TATGATGGGCTTTGCTCTTTACGAACCCGGCGACGAAATCATTGTAAAGAAAAATAATTCCAAAGAATTAAAAATTATTAAAATTGATGGCGATAATGGAAATCTTCCACTTGAAATAGATAAAAACACAACTACAGTTGCAATTAAATCTCTTCTTGAAAAATATGATTTAAAAGTTGGTCTCGATATTTTTATAAACAAAAAAATGGGAATAGGAAGTGGACTGGGCTCGAGTGCTGCAAGTGCTGTGGCTGGAGTCTTTGCAGTAAATGAACTCCTTGACTTAAAGCTTTCTAAATTAGATTTACTTGTTCATGCAATGGCTGGAGAATTTGTTGCAAGTGGAAGCATTCATGCAGATAATGTTGCACCATGCTTATTTGGTGGATTTGTATTAATAAGAAGTTATAATCCACTCGATATTATTCAAATTGATTATCCTAAAAATTTATATTGTAGTATAGTTTATCCAGATATTGTAATTAAAACCAAAGAAGCAAGAAAAATATTAAGCAAAACAGTCAAACTTAAAACTGCAATAGCTCAGGCTGGAAATGCATCTGGATTAATAATTGGTTTGATGACAAAAAATTTTGAATTAATCAGTCGCTCGATAATTGACTTAATTGCAGAACCAAAACGGGCAAAGTTAATTCCATGTTATAATCGCGTTAGAAAAGCAGCTCTCGATAATGGTGCATTAAATTGCAATATAACTGGCTCTGGACCATCAATGTTTGCTTTTTCTACATCTGCAAAAGATGCCGAACGAATTGCCGATGCAATGCTCAAAGCTGTAATCCAATCTGGATTAAATGGAAAAAAATACATTTCAAAAATTAATAGTAAAGGACCAATAATATTAGAATGAAATATTATAGCACAAACAATAAGAATCTTATTGTTAATTTCGAAACTGCAGTAATGCAGGGATTGGCAGAAGACGGTGGTTTATTTATGCCAGTTAGCTTTCCGAAAATTGATAATGAGTTTATTCAATCAATTGAAAAATATTCATTTCAGGAGATTGCTTTCAGAATAGCCAAATTATTTATTGATGATGAAATTTCTGAAAGCAATCTTTATGATATAATTTCAAACTCAATTACTTTTCCTGCACCTCTTGTTCAGATTGGAAAAAATTTATATGTACTTGAATTGTTTCATGGTCCCACACTTGCATTCAAAGATTTTGGTGCTCGATTTATGGCTAAAACAATGGGACATTTTGTTGCTAAAAGAAATATTCAATTAAATATTCTTGTAGCTACTTCTGGCGATACAGGAAGTGCTGTTGCTCATGGTTTTTATGATACACCTGGAATAAATGTTTTTATTCTCTATCCAAAAGGAAAAGTAAGTTTCATTCAAGAAAAACAATTAACAACTTTAGATAAAAATATAATTGCTCTTGAAATTGATGGAACTTTTGATGATTGTCAGAGATTGGTAAAAACAGCATTTGTTGATAAAGATTTAAACAAAAAATTAAATCTCACATCAGCAAACTCAATCAATATATCTCGATTGCTTCCCCAGGCATTTTATTATTTTGAAGCTTATAAACAGATAGTAAACAAAAATAATCATTCAATATTTTCTGTACCATCTGGTAATCTTGGAAATCTTACAGCAGGATTAATAGCAAAAAAAATTGGTTTGCCAATTTCAAAATTTATTGGAGCTGTTAATTCTAACAAAGTTTTTGCCGAATTTCTTCATACAGGAATTTTTAATCCCAGATCTTCAATTCAAACATTATCAAATGCTATGGATGTTGGAAATCCGAGCAATCTTATAAGAATAAGAGAAATTTATTCAGACATACTGAAAGATATGCAAAACGATATTTATTCTAACTCGTACGATGACAATCAAACAAGAAAAGGAATAAAAGAAGTTTATGAAAATTATAAATACATAATCGATCCACATGGTTCTGTGGGATATTTAGCATTAAAAGATTACATAAAATTTAATCAGCAATTTAATGGTGTTATTCTTGAAACAGCTCACCCTGCAAAATTTAAAGATGTCATAGAAGAAGAATTAAATATTGAAATAGAAATTCCAGAAAGATTAGCTGTTTGTTTAAATAAAGAAAAAAGAACTGTAGAACTTAGTTCAAAGTATGAAGATTTGAGGGAGTTTTTAATGGGACGTGATTAAAAATTTTTTAATTATTGTCTTTAGACAATACAGTTAACAGTAAATTTTTCTTGTTTTTAATCGCTCCCATATATATATTATTATGAATTATATTTAACAAAGCGAGGGTAATCCAGGATTAAGTCAGAATGCCCTTATAACTGGATTATGATAAATATTAAAAAAAATCTTAGAGAGCATCTTTTAAAGTTATTAAACAAAAAAATATCTCACTACGAATGCTCAGAATTGATAAGCTTCTCTAAAAATTTGATTATACCTTATTTAATGCATACAAAAATGCCTTTCCTTAAACTTTCGAGTATGCACGGACTTGATGTAAATGATCTTGCTGTAGATATTCTGGGAGAAATTTTTAGACAGGATAACAATGGTAATTTTATTAATCTAATTAAATTCAGATCAAAA
This region of Rosettibacter firmus genomic DNA includes:
- the thrC gene encoding threonine synthase; translated protein: MKYYSTNNKNLIVNFETAVMQGLAEDGGLFMPVSFPKIDNEFIQSIEKYSFQEIAFRIAKLFIDDEISESNLYDIISNSITFPAPLVQIGKNLYVLELFHGPTLAFKDFGARFMAKTMGHFVAKRNIQLNILVATSGDTGSAVAHGFYDTPGINVFILYPKGKVSFIQEKQLTTLDKNIIALEIDGTFDDCQRLVKTAFVDKDLNKKLNLTSANSINISRLLPQAFYYFEAYKQIVNKNNHSIFSVPSGNLGNLTAGLIAKKIGLPISKFIGAVNSNKVFAEFLHTGIFNPRSSIQTLSNAMDVGNPSNLIRIREIYSDILKDMQNDIYSNSYDDNQTRKGIKEVYENYKYIIDPHGSVGYLALKDYIKFNQQFNGVILETAHPAKFKDVIEEELNIEIEIPERLAVCLNKEKRTVELSSKYEDLREFLMGRD
- a CDS encoding homoserine kinase; this encodes MSSKSIRVFAPASVSNVGPGFDMMGFALYEPGDEIIVKKNNSKELKIIKIDGDNGNLPLEIDKNTTTVAIKSLLEKYDLKVGLDIFINKKMGIGSGLGSSAASAVAGVFAVNELLDLKLSKLDLLVHAMAGEFVASGSIHADNVAPCLFGGFVLIRSYNPLDIIQIDYPKNLYCSIVYPDIVIKTKEARKILSKTVKLKTAIAQAGNASGLIIGLMTKNFELISRSIIDLIAEPKRAKLIPCYNRVRKAALDNGALNCNITGSGPSMFAFSTSAKDAERIADAMLKAVIQSGLNGKKYISKINSKGPIILE